The Triticum aestivum cultivar Chinese Spring chromosome 3A, IWGSC CS RefSeq v2.1, whole genome shotgun sequence genome includes a region encoding these proteins:
- the LOC123059784 gene encoding uncharacterized protein, with protein MGPGRLKESVMAFPPPNPNGLAGGELGHSGSGDRASPPHLSPAYIVSVPPSPSPLLSTTGRQRRALGGAPSVSRQTPSTGYRKGCLCGGACWWAASWLVGSDPVGRWGLELGEILAGSFGYDAVTPAGATIPPWRVSVVFIPLYPPRAAGNPRTRPGSSVVGVAFLPGGAAWYAEDRSLGSWWVDFGGRSGTGSSALCRAAGVGLVSSSFSLACCVARPSVCSVLGVGALEYKAGGNPFSVKGWALVSAWAIYR; from the exons ATGGGCCCTGGGCGGTTGAAAGAAAGCGTTATGGCCTTTCCTCCCCCAAATCCGAatgggctcgccggcggcgagctcggccACTCCGGCTCCGGCGACCGAGCCTCCCCTCCCCATCTCTCTCCAGCATACATAGTCTCCGTGCCCCCCAGCCCCTCCCCTCTCCTTTCCACCACCGGACGGCAAAGGCGCGCGCTCGGCGGCGCACCGTCGGTCAGTCGCCAGACTCCTTCCACCG GCTATCGAAAGGGTTGTCTCTGCGGTGGCGCATGCTGGTGGGCGGCGAGCTGGCTGGTTGGCTCCGATCCGGTTGGGCGGTGGGGTTTGGAGttgggagaaatccttgccgggTCTTTCGGCTACGATGCGGTGACGcctgcgggtgccaccattcctccCTGGAGGGTGTCGGTGGTCTTCATTCCCCTCTATCCTCCGCGTGCCGCGGGAAACCCTAGGAcacgtccgggcagcagcgtcgtcggcgttGCATTCCTTCCTGGgggtgctgcttggtacgcggaGGATCGGAGCCTAGGATCGTGGTGGGTAGATTTCGGAGGGCGCAGCGGTACTGGGTCATCCGCGCTTTGTCGAGCTGCAGGTGTTGgccttgtttcttcttctttttctttggcttGTTGTGTTGCTCGCCCCAGCGTTTGCTCTGTGCTCGGTGTtggtgctttggaatacaaagcggggggaaaccctttttcggtaaaggGTTGGGCTTTGGTTTCCGCATGGGCTATATATCGTTAG
- the LOC123059783 gene encoding disease resistance protein RPM1-like encodes MAEGVVALLIAKLGFALAKEAATFGASLLCKEASALKGLFGEIREAKEELESMQAYLQGAERFKDTDETTGIFVNKVRGFAFEIEDVVDEFTYKLEDTHGGFATKMKKRVKHIKAWRRLTLKLQDIKGRLQGADRRKVRYDMRGIDRGGCNNVQSRSADHSLNPPREEDLVGIEENKDKLMHWLVGDLEEQGSKIATIWGMGGVGKTTLVHHVYKAVKMDFAKYAWITVSSSYQVEDLLRQIATELGVAIGLADANRNLVEVIHNHLQGSEYLIVLDDVWHLDVWFKVRNAFPTESTSRFVITTRIQEVALLATKNCTIKLEPLERHHAWQLFCNEAFWNNEKKTCPDELEILAQMFLDKCGGLPIAIACVGRLLSCRHPTYSEWKSLYKELELQLSNNVILDVNAVLKVSLEDLPTDLKNCFLYCTMFPEDYLFQRRQVMRHWIESGFIKEAGNKTLDEVAEGYLNKLVNRSLLQVVERNRAGQVYRCRMHDILRVLALTKSEEESFCHVYNGLTPFSTKKTRRLSIQSTNVEQLAPLLCATSLRSLHVFESHLRIDSLEAFLKPFNLLSTLDLQGVQIKRLPKIVFNLFNLRFLGLRDTHIEYLPKEIGRLQNLEVLDAYNSMLSALPVQVATLRKLKYLYVVTIPAGADERVLTFEGIQVPKGIGNLTDLLALQLIEASSEVLFQLGYLTKMRSFSITKVRSGHWADLCGAIAKMVHLVHVTIHSLDQREVLQLESLCLPPTVLEVVIYTQLDQRVLPQFVSSSSKLINLTGLHLGWSKLDENSFACLLGLHGLVTLVLNKAYDGKELNFPATSLPKLKYLRIWDAPNLSRVTIKQRAMQNIVQLILSDCPELKHLPHGIEHLSTLEYLKLCDISEELTRKLQLNEESKECNEDWMKISHVRWVDFN; translated from the coding sequence ATGGCAGAGGGTGTTGTAGCGTTGCTGATTGCCAAGCTTGGTTTTGCCTTGGCAAAAGAGGCAGCAACCTTTGGTGCATCGCTGCTATGCAAGGAAGCATCTGCACTCAAGGGTCTCTTCGGCGAGATCCGTgaggccaaggaggagctggagAGCATGCAGGCCTATCTCCAGGGGGCGGAGCGGTTCAAGGACACCGATGAGACCACCGGCATCTTCGTCAACAAGGTTAGGGGCTTCGCCTTCGAGATCGAGGATGTGGTCGACGAGTTCACCTACAAGCTGGAAGACACCCATGGGGGATTCGCGACCAAGATGAAGAAGAGGGTCAAGCACATCAAGGCATGGCGCCGTCTGACACTCAAGCTCCAAGATATTAAGGGCAGGCTTCAGGGTGCAGATAGGAGAAAGGTCCGCTACGACATGAGAGGGATTGATAGAGGGGGCTGCAACAATGTTCAGTCAAGATCTGCTGACCATTCTCTGAATCCTCCTAGGGAAGAGGATCTTGTGGGTATTGAGGAGAACAAGGACAAGCTGATGCACTGGCTGGTGGGTGATTTGGAGGAGCAGGGGAGCAAAATTGCAACTATTTGGGGAATGGGAGGTGTGGGTAAGACCACTTTGGTTCATCATGTGTACAAGGCCGTGAAGATGGACTTTGCTAAATATGCGTGGATAACAGTATCAAGTAGCTACCAAGTTGAAGACTTGTTGAGACAGATAGCAACTGAACTCGGTGTCGCAATTGGCCTCGCGGACGCAAACAGGAACCTGGTTGAGGTAATCCATAATCATCTGCAAGGTTCAGAATATCTCATAGTTCTGGATGATGTTTGGCATTTGGATGTTTGGTTTAAGGTAAGGAATGCATTTCCTACAGAAAGCACTAGTCGATTTGTCATCACCACTAGAATCCAGGAGGTGGCATTGCTGGCAACAAAAAACTGTACAATCAAATTGGAACCATTAGAAAGACATCATGCATGGCAGTTATTTTGCAATGAAGCCTTTTGGAACAATGAGAAAAAAACATGCCCAGATGAACTAGAAATTTTAGCTCAAATGTTTCTGGATAAGTGTGGTGGCTTGCCCATTGCTATTGCTTGTGTAGGCCGCTTGTTGTCATGCAGGCATCCAACATACTCTGAATGGAAAAGTTTATACAAGGAGTTAGAGTTGCAGCTCAGTAATAATGTGATCCTCGATGTTAATGCTGTTCTGAAAGTCAGCTTGGAGGACCTTCCAACTGATCTGAAGAACTGTTTTCTGTACTGCACAATGTTTCCAGAGGATTATCTGTTCCAAAGAAGACAGGTAATGAGGCATTGGATAGAATCTGGATTCATTAAAGAAGCAGGGAACAAAACATTGGATGAAGTGGCAGAGGGTTACCTGAACAAACTTGTAAACAGAAGCCTACTGCAGGTAGTCGAGCGGAACCGGGCTGGCCAAGTTTATAGGTGCCGAATGCATGACATTCTCCGTGTTTTAGCTCTCACTAAATCAGAAGAGGAATCCTTTTGTCATGTTTACAATGGCTTAACGCCTTTTTCGACCAAGAAGACGCGTCGTCTGTCAATTCAGAGTACAAACGTGGAACAATTGGCCCCGTTGCTGTGTGCAACAAGTCTCCGCTCTCTGCATGTTTTTGAGAGTCATCTGAGAATTGATTCTCTAGAGGCTTTCCTCAAACCTTTCAACTTACTGTCAACATTGGATCTGCAGGGAGTTCAAATCAAGAGACTACCCAAGATTGTCTTCAACTTGTTTAATCTCCGCTTTCTAGGTCTTCGAGATACTCATATTGAGTATCTCCCAAAAGAAATAGGAAGGTTACAGAACCTGGAAGTCCTTGATGCTTACAATTCTATGCTATCGGCGCTTCCAGTGCAAGTAGCCACACTTCGGAAATTGAAATACCTGTATGTGGTTACTATTCCAGCTGGAGCTGACGAGAGAGTTCTTACTTTTGAAGGGATCCAGGTGCCTAAGGGTATCGGCAATTTGACCGACTTGCTGGCCCTGCAACTTATCGAAGCTAGCAGTGAGGTTCTGTTTCAGCTAGGATATTTGACCAAGATGAGAAGTTTTTCTATCACTAAAGTTAGGAGTGGCCATTGGGCAGATTTGTGTGGGGCCATCGCGAAAATGGTTCATCTTGTTCATGTAACAATCCATTCACTTGATCAAAGGGAAGTTCTGCAGCTGGAATCACTATGCTTACCACCAACAGTTTTGGAAGTTGTAATATATACGCAGCTGGACCAAAGAGTTCTACCTCAGTTCGTCTCATCCAGTTCAAAACTCATTAACCTCACTGGTTTACATTTGGGTTGGTCCAAATTAGATGAAAACTCTTTTGCGTGCCTCTTGGGTTTGCATGGCTTAGTTACACTTGTCCTTAATAAGGCTTATGATGGAAAGGAGCTGAACTTTCCTGCAACATCACTTCCAAAACTCAAATATTTACGGATATGGGATGCTCCAAATCTCAGCAGAGTTACAATTAAACAACGTGCGATGCAAAATATTGTTCAACTAATTCTCAGTGACTGTCCAGAATTGAAACATCTTCCTCATGGCATCGAGCATCTTAGTACCCTCGAGTACCTGAAGCTGTGCGATATTTCCGAAGAGCTGACACGGAAGCTTCAGCTAAATGAGGAATCAAAGGAATGCAATGAAGATTGGATGAAAATTAGCCATGTGAGATGGGTTGACTTTAATTAG